The genomic stretch aataaaagtaaaatatctttgaaaataacttacaagtctccaggtggtcaaactaatgaaatattattgttaaacaatgtctaatatcaattgcttctaggacttttcttcagcaggaaagaggcaacggatcctgttcaggacacttgtctgatatcttggtttttataaaataaataaattggagttaacatgtatgggattactcaaatgtgtttgtagagacgtctggttaatttacaaagttaaaatgctaattgttaaataacatcaagtacttttaacttcttaaattacatggggtatcatacttaaacattcttggtgttttcataggttggtaaataaaaagaaaaaggaaatgtttctgagtaagaaagtctgtgtgtaagtaaaggacaagtttcaacaagtctcttaagttttattctttagaacaattagtcttaaaaattggggtgtatacaattatggttaaacaactgttaaagtattgtactgtgttacagagtctaaatttttctttaaaaactaaatttggtaaaaaaaagtgtcaaggtaattgtaaaatggtttctagttgtatattaaatgtgttcatatttttcaggtatacaagttttaaagcaggaaatgtatcaagctgctattctccagataaacttgtctgtaatggtaattttaagcttataaagagtaaatttcattggggattaatttctatcatttagtgttctactagaggacctgttatcaatagggtatatgtaaaattggttatactttacattgagataaaaaatttcaaatgtaaatgtatttctaaacattagagcctgacttgtttaaaggttaattttgtgaaacatgaaaatattttgccactttgacacacaaaaggaaagttaaaagctctctcagcctttctttgattcatgttttagatacaatgttaaattgtgttaattataaagtttgtatagactcaggaaacagtatatgtaaactacttaatgatatttaagaaagaagcaaagatcaacatcagaattagaacacttaagatctataaagagtcacgccttacctgagataaggctctccctctcaccttactacatgttagagtgactccaaaataagtcagacttcagcttatttaaagttataatcaaaagattggtttttgttgtaaaattactatgatctcaaataggaaatataatgtggttctcagtcaaaattcaagatagctattatacaagcagaatatatttttactcttgctaatttcattttgtaaaactgttacctgttaatgttttacaaaagtagctgcttcaaaaacacgcaacctaggtaacttatgataataagccatcacctatagaacagatagtggtaacttccagaactaatacagactccagttagataaaagggtaaataactgtaaagttatgaacattaaagttaaagcccagtactctcactctatgactggtaaaactggcttgctggatgattaagatcaaacttagagattggaattaaatacagaaggcaagataggccagtatttggatcttttgccctcagtcagcctgaacccagggaataagaggacttctctaaggagtgctgcaactctgggtcacacaacctcctgatcaaggagattgttgagactagaggatcctggacacccagcaaaacagtaaaaaccaaaatatagccattcttgggcatttaaaagaaataataattaaatgtaacttaagatgtacacttatgttagtccactagaataaagactggaagctacaaatgaaagaaagattcttcagcaaatgtgcctgataacaatcaagagaaactgccagagtcagaagtttttagtcagtttaaggcctgcagatcttcctaagctacacaggtagacttaatctatgtttgctcgtatgattacctagccctaagtaacagaaatatagagctctctactaaacacagattataccaataaagggatattttacacaatcagatgacttaagtagcttaactatattttttgggatatctatgacattaagagttaaatgttgtgtttacattcctgataacctggactatgttaaagttcccaaataaggccttgtcctttccagcctttgctaggtctagttatgggaacaatttctcagttcttccacctcctggtgaaagattgacttctgtcattttcatgatactcagtggcatgttccagatgctgcaacatttactttgtactaatttcatttcagtactcatgtctttttgttcttctatcatagaaacacccacccccagatgactttataacctgctcctccccaaccagacttctacctcggacccctcgattgacccgatttttaaaaaaaggaactccaaactgcttgcccctcactgccccctttcagcttcgaagcagccagaacgaccgacgcccccttttccttaaagcagttgggagttcctctagctaaagcggagaatgaagcaagaattaaggacaggtagttagtgtagaaatagggaatcgggtcaattcgaggaaataaagccataaagccatctgcctttgcaaatgtcaaggatctccggagcccattgattaccaaatttacctgcctataggggatgtagggtgcgctcacttctcgggactttcaaaatatcagctttctccctgccggaagaagtctgtattattccctttaaacaatccaaactatggtccttactcaacagtaccaaatgattaagcaaactgataaccgagacaggatggacaaatggatataagattctatccatgataaacaaaaagggggaatagaggagaccttcaggtcccctaaagataaactttctctttgtctctttgtttgggttttttttttttttttaactctgggtaataagggtaaccggtgctttactggagctgcggctcagtttgtgtgtttccacggaataaactaacttacaacctctttttagtctcttaggaggaacagttcaactatgtaacaaaacaactgcttctctcaattgtacttcagatttgtgctatctctcaatgttaaaatgcttctaggttcctgctggcagacttaatgtgtgttcctaccttcctaccagtcccagtctctgttacagatgatgaattgccagtattgctttccagaaataagagggactttggaatcaccgtagcagtcattaccaccatagttgcatcagcagcagcagccgccgcagcagctgtagccttgacgacatcagtacagtcagcaactaagcttaatgaagtggtccagcagacagctactgctttgtctactcaacaaacagtgcatcaacacctaaaagcaggactactttggtaaaccagcgtgtggacttacttcaagaacaaatggaccttttacaagaactgttaagcgtggggtgtatttatcatctgccgggactgtgcattacacctgtagcttatcataatcttagttatgcagcaaatttgtctaaaatcatatctactcagctacgtgccaattggtcttataaatttgataatcttactgccattcttagatcacaaattgttagccttaattctactagagttaatgtagcccctatatctgaaatgcaaaattggttatcttcttccttcagttttgtaaagcaatgggcaggaatgggagcattgtgtgtgctaatgatcattgcaattgtcttcctcacacgctttatcatgcgtatacaccaagttcatgccagagatcgcatcattttccatcaagccctgatggccttagaggctggcagctctcctcaagtctggctgagcatgctggatcggtagtcaacgacaggtaaggaaggaggtaaccgcgtaccgacctaagacaggagctgtagcatgctctacagttatccgatgacgggtaaggacgatggttgaccactccgcctaagacaggcacgatcccaagccagcattcttttaataaataaaaaagggggagctgtcggggtactgcaggcccccagcccttcggcgtggccaagatggcgcctggcaaggtgccaaggaagtgctgagaacaaaaccaggtacctccagcagactaatactctctgccaacaagtggcgtattttgaggaagttaatgtgattggtcatgggtcctcgtggacactgcatgattgctatatccacactattgtgctccattactgtccatgctttcccctcgtgatctataagctgattggttgttgtatgtaatgtaaggcacttgcaagagcggcccgccgctgctggccagccagaagaagcagactgcagaaaataaagaacttgccctgatccggtttcgtgtttctctgcgggcaggggacgcgataccTGATGGCTTCAGCTTCAACTGGGAAAGGCAAGATGCAAGACTACAAATACTTTATCAGCCAAAGTAGAAGTTTCAATATCAAAAATGACTGAGTACAGGCCATGAGGGagaatattgacaaaataaaccatattaaaatgAATTAGAGTGTGACTACTAAATACCGTGGCAAGCATGCAACAGGAAGTGTTCTCCTGACGGATGAATTTGCAGTGTACATAGATGAACATAACTGCCAGTACAAGTACCTAAAGAACTGTTAGGAATTGATCTTGGAAAGAGAAGAAGCCCAGTGGATAtgtcataaacacacacatttcacaaaagagaaaaatggtacCTAATAAGTGGGATGACTGAATCTTAACTTGAGGGAAAcgtaaattaattaaattatattttacacCCACCAAGTTGTCAGTATAAGAAAATACGACACTAGGGATATCTAATGGAAGGTAGAGTGACTTGATCCCTTaggaaatctcagtggaaatacCCAGAAATGAAAGGTCACTCAGTACACTCAGCCCAAAGTTCCATACCCAGAGTACAactgttttatttccttcagaagacacagagaagaacACTCAAGAGAAAAATTCACAATAGCAGAAAAATAGATGCCAATATTTCATAAACATCAGAAGTGCTACTTATTTTATGtcacaatgcaaaatgaaaaatatgggagataaaaatgcaggaataaaaatgaagatgttaAAAAGGCCTGTTTGTACCACATTGCCATTAACTAATGGGTACCTGTGAGATTATTTCCCTTTGCTCCTACATCATATTTCCATGGTCAGAACTGCATCAAGTCTTGAAAAAACTAAAACCTCATGGTGTAATTTGTAGAAATGATTTaactttaacaaaagaaaatgattttgctgaaaagaatgaatgaaaacctACTAAACAGCATAAATGGCTTTGAAAATAAGGATGTTAATAATGACAAGAAACAGAATATATTAAATTTGAACGTGGACAAGGTAAAAAATATGTGTAATAATATCTACATGGTGACAAAAGTTCTTTACAGTTCTATGAAAATGACAGGTACATAGGACAAAATTTTTCACATATAGCTGCATCAATCCAATTTCTACCTTCATGGTTACAtgcctctttctttcctctttcttctgtaATTCAGACTGTTAATATGGAAAGAGGACTACAATGAAGATATATCCACATAATCCAGGAAAAACTCCTCCTCAACAATCCCTCTCTTCTCAAACAAGTAACAGTACCCAATCATCATGTATGATGATAAAAAATAGTGGATCAGGTTCTGGGTGTGTGTTGAGGGTCTCCATTCAGTCTGCACAGAGATTCAGTCTGATCCATGAACATTACATACCAATTAACTCAGGAATGGCATTCAGTTTATTGTCTCTAGCATCATGTCCACGTATGACACCTGAATCTGCTGCTATCACCTGGTGCCCTAGGAAGAAAGAAAGCCGAGGAAAAGGACACCTCAAGTAGGAATGATGGAAACTCCGTCAGATGGAGCATATTAATGGTagacatttatttccttattagGACTGAAGGCACCTCTCATTGATGAATGATCAGAAAGCACTGATAAGGTCTAGCTAACTATGCCAACTTCAGAGACCATTACGCTTAACATGGTGGATGCTATTACCAGAAGTTGCTGCTTGGCCACTAAATAGTACATGAGAGGTGAATGGGTACCCCTTTGTCtcatagtaaaataaaatctagGATGCCACTCAAATGACACCAACCATATGCTCAGCTGGAAGGCTTTTGTAGATAGGATCACAGCTTGGCTCCAATATTATTCTGACCATCCAGTTTCTCCAACTTGTGTTTCTAAGAGTACACCAAaacaaaatgagttaaaattaGAACTCTGGCTCCAGGTATTGTTTAAGTGGAACATGAGCAAAGAATGTATACAGGAGTATAGAAATCATGGGTCAAACATCACAAAACTAGACAAAAAGAAAGGTCAGggctcaagataaaataaaacacatcagATTATTACTTAACCCCATCACCCTAGAAGAAAGTAGTGACAGAAGCTCCAGCCATTCTGATTCAGCAGGAGACCAGTCTCTGTGAATTTCTCTCGAAACCCAAGTCCAAGGAAACTGATACATCATAGAAGAGAAGTCCTCATTCCAGTGAGTTTCCTCAAGACCtccttcatgtccctgttcctcaggctatAGATAAAAGGGTTCAGCATCTGAGGGACCAGAGTatacatcactgaagccactgcagACTTCCTGGGAGATTCAGTCACTGCAAAGCTAATGTACACCCCAAAACctgtcccatagaacaaggagacgaCAGACAGgggagacccacaggtggaaaaggctttatgaTTTCCTTCTGATGagggcattctcaagacagaggacatgatgtgaatgtaagagaaaatgatcccAGAGAGAGGAACACCAACAAATATGCAAGACGAAACATATATCAGTATGTTTTCAACTAGGCTGTCAGAACAGGCCAGGTTGACAACTTGAGCAaagtcacagaagaagtggggaaTCTCCAGGTCTACGcagaaggacagcctcagcaccaTCAGACTACGCAGTAAGCCATGAAAAATGCTGATAAGCAAGGAGATCATGATCAAAAGGACACAGAGGCAGGGGTTCATGATGACTCTGTACCTCAGGGTGTGACAAATGGCCACAGAGCAGTCATAGGACATTACCCCAAggaaaaatttttctaaaagtgCAAATACTATGACAAAGCACACCTGGGTTAGGCAGCCTGCATAAGTGATTCTCTGATCCTGGTTTTGGATGCTCAGTAGCATCTTTGGGATTATACATGTGCCTAAACAGATATCATTAAAGGAGAGactgcagaggaagaagtacatggggttgtggaggtgggggtcagagttgacagccaggatgatgagcaggttccccaggatGGTGACCAGATACGACAGGAAGAGgctgaagatgaggggctgcagtgTTGGGTCATCTGTCAGTCCCAGAAGAAGGAATTCTGAAACAGTGGTTTGGTTTGTGGGTTCCATGTATTTGACGAATTTGATGGAAAACGTGGAGTGAATAGATCATAAATTGTGTgaacagcagaagcagcagcatttGGGAagatgttagaaatgcaaaatcttgGTCTCCATTCCAGAAAGCTTCATGACACTTGCTGGGCATGAGAACTGTAAGTTAATGCTTTAAGAAACCTTTGAATGCCTGTTGAATTTTGAGAGTCAgttcaaatttttattcaaaaataaataaaaggctatATGTAGCTTGTAacggaagaaataaaactgttcctgttgcagaggaaaaaaaaaaaacaatcacttTCTCATAGGTCCTGTGAACTGAAGTGAATATTCGTACTTTCATTTGTTACTTTCTCCATCATTTCCTGTTCCCTTGTttcccccatttccctcccttccttttattGAAGTGAAATTTCACTGAACATCAACTGTTTTATTTACTGTGTGATGAGGTGAGAATGAAACCAAGCATAAAGGAAAACTTTTCAATCACAATTATTCCCCACCATTCAAAAAGTCaagaatataatttagaaatctGCCTTCTAAAGTGATGGTTCCATAACATTGGCTTGCTTCAGAATAACCTGAAATCTCTTTCCAATTGCAGGTGTGTCCATTCTAGTTAGCATCCACATTTACCCATGTGGACACTTAGGCATCTGAAGGTTATATCATGGATGTGAGATCCATAGTGTGTGCTTGGCTCAGACTGGGTTTGAGCTCAGCTAATCTTACTGCTAGAATCTTCCTTCATCCAACTCTGTTCCTTCCTCTGGAGAGTACATTCCTAATTGGTTACTCAGATAATACTATTTCCCTGTGCTACTTTCTGACTACCCTAGTCTCTCTATCACTTTCAATGTATGCCCACTTAATTCCACAAAATTAATTATTGCAGGAGAATGGCATCCCACTAGGTGGTcctgagaaaatataagaaaatgttctTCCACACTGAATCTCAGAAGACTCCGCCATGGAACATAAAACATGTTCTTTAGCCATTAGCTCTAAGGGAAGCTGGGCAACTCTATCTCAGATAATCTTTCTCATCCTAAGGGAGACCTTCTGTTGGTCAACAGgtggtaatttgttttttaaatttcagctaAAAGAGAGGTTAATGAAGTGCATAGATGTCTGAGAAAAGTGATGAAAATAAGATCTCCTGATACTCAGAAAACAACACTTTACATGATAACACATGCTTATCACACAAGGAGGATCCTACTTGGCAGGTCACTGTCCAGTGGTGGTCTTTGTCTTCAGTGAGAGACAGAAGTGGCTATGACAGCATTTACCCCTTTGATTAATATTAGTCTCACGTACCCTGAATGTGACAGAAATTCTAGGACACTCTTTGGGAAGGGCAAAAATCATCAACTCTGAGAGgttgttgtgttctatttgtatAATGTGAACTGCACTG from Sciurus carolinensis chromosome 17, mSciCar1.2, whole genome shotgun sequence encodes the following:
- the LOC124967861 gene encoding olfactory receptor 7G2-like, with amino-acid sequence MEPTNQTTVSEFLLLGLTDDPTLQPLIFSLFLSYLVTILGNLLIILAVNSDPHLHNPMYFFLCSLSFNDICLGTCIIPKMLLSIQNQDQRITYAGCLTQVCFVIVFALLEKFFLGVMSYDCSVAICHTLRYRVIMNPCLCVLLIMISLLISIFHGLLRSLMVLRLSFCVDLEIPHFFCDFAQVVNLACSDSLVENILIYVSSCIFVGVPLSGIIFSYIHIMSSVLRMPSSEGNHKAFSTCGSPLSVVSLFYGTGFGVYISFAVTESPRKSAVASVMYTLVPQMLNPFIYSLRNRDMKEVLRKLTGMRTSLL